AGCTTCCATAATACTTTTTGAAAGCGTTAAACCAATTCCGGAACCGCTATTTCGGGTGGTAAAAAAAGGAAGAAATATTTTATCCTTTATTTCATCGGTTATTCCGCAACCATTGTCGGAAATACTCAGTATCAAACGATTGTTTTTTAATTGAATATCAGTTCTGATTATTTTTTCCTCTTTTCCGTTCACTGCATAAATAGCGTTAAGGAAAAGATTTATAAGGCAACGTTCAATCATTTTCTGATCTGCATACACAAATTGTTCTTCTAAATCAGCAATAACCGTAATGGTATTTTTATCAAATTCCTGTTTAAGAAAAGCAATGGCGGTCTCCGTTATTTTTTTTAGAGAAACATTGGCCATTAAGGGCTTGGGAAGCTCTGCAACCTGTCGGTAGTTGTCTACAAAATTCAGAAGTTGCCTCGATTTTGAATTTATGATGGCCAGACTTTCCTTCATTTCCTGCTGATCCTCTTTATCCACCACCTCCTGATTGCTGATATATTCCAAATTCTGAATCAGGCTGTTGACGGGAGTCAGGGTATTGAGTAATTCATGGGAAATTACTTTCATCAGGTTGTTCCACGCCAATTTTTCCTTTTGCTCGATGATTTTTTGAACCGATTCTAATGTAATAATATAAAAGCTATCCTGAACATTTTGAACCTGTTTCGTTCTTAAGGAGAAAGACTGTTTGGCATTATGACGAATAGAAATATCAAAAAACTCCTGAGAACTTTCATACTGAGTCTGCTCTATAATATTAAAAAATTCAGGAATTTTATTCGCGTACAAATTCCATGAATTGTATTTCGGAACCTGTAAAATATTTAGAAATACAGGGTTTACATAGAATACTTCCCAATCAGATTCTTTTTTAGATAAGATCATTAATCCAATATCCAGCCTGTCTAAAATACTTTCATAAAGCAGTTTATAGGAAGATAATGAGAAATGTTCATTTTTGCTTTGATAATAGAGCCTTACGCTGCTATCCGTTAATTCTGTCCCATCTTCTGAGGGAAATAATGAAAAATCTTTCCTTACAATAGAAAGTATAATTTTCTCCGCTGCTGCAGTCTGACTCAATAGTGAAGCGTTGACGAGAGAGAGCAGCACAACGATAACCAAGGCAAACAGGATCACATTGATCCATTTTCCTTCAAGAAAAAAATGATAACAAAACATTCCGCTCACAATGGAAAGCACAATATAAATCAGTCGGATATAATTTTTTTTATTCATTTCACTTCAAAGTTTAAGCTCGGCTATAAACCGAATTTTTCCATTCTTCGATACAGAGCAGCCCTCGAAAGTCCCAGATCTTCAGCGGCTAAAGAAATGTTTCCTCGATGCTTTTTCAACGCTTTCTTAATTAAAACTTCCTCCATTTCTTCAATATTTAAATTTATGATTGTACTTTCCTGTTCTTCAGGTTGTGGCATAAGTAATTGAAGATAAGTTTGATTTGATAGGATCACACTTCTTTCTAAACAATGGTCAAGCTCACGGATATTTCCCGGCCATGGATATTTTTTTAGCAGGGTTAATAAGTTTTCGTCTAATTTTAAATCAGGTTTATGGTATTTTTGTCTGTACCGGTCTAAAAAATACTGAGAAAGGAGATCAATATCTTCCGTTCTCTCTCTTAACGCAGGAATCTGAATTTCAACCGTATTGATCCTGTAATATAAATCCTGTCGAAAACGGTTTTCTCCCACTGCTTTCTTTAAATTTTCATTGGTCGCAAAAATAAACCGTACATCCAGTTGCCGCTCTTTCGTTTCTCCGATTCTCGAAAGCTTTTTATTCTGAATTAAGCTTAAAAGTTTAGTCTGAAGCTGAAGGGGAAGGTTTCCTATTTCATCCAGAAATACCGTTCCGTTCTGTGCATTTTCAATTTTTCCGGCATAATCCTGATGAGCATCGGTGAATGCCCCTTTTTTATATCCAAACAGCTCGGCTTCGAAAAGATTTTCCGAAATACTTCCTAAATCAATATGTACAAAAGGCTCATTTTTTCTTTCCGATTGCTCGTGAATAGATTCTGCCATCACATATTTTCCGGTGCCGTTTTCACCCAAAAGAAGCACATTGGCATCCGTAGGAGAGACTTTTTGAAGTCGCTCCAGGACTTCCTTCATTTTCGCAGATTGTGTTTCCAGCTTATACTGATTGGTTTTTTGATGAATATTTTCCCACTGACTCAGCTTTTTATTTTTTCGAGAAATGTCAACCGCCAAATTAACAGAAGCGTATAATTTTTCGTTATTCCAAGGTTTTAAGATAAAATCTGAAGCTCCGTTTTTTAAAGCTTCTACGGCTAGTTCTACCTCGCCATAAGCGGTCATCAAAATGATAGGAAGCTGTGGTTCAATGGTTTTTATTTCATTCATCCAATACAGTCCGTCTTGTCCGTTTTCGAATCCTTTCCGGAAATTCATATCCAGAACAACGGCATCGATCTGGTTTTCAGAAAGAAATTTGAGAATTTTTGAGGGCTGACTGAGACAGCTGATCTGAGAGAAGAATTTTTTTAACCAGACTCTGGCGGAAAATAAAATATCTTCATCATCATCCACTATTAAAATATGGGCTTCCTTTTTACGCATTCGTTATTTTTATTTATAATTAAATTAAACTCAATCAAAAATTAAGGCTAAAATGTCCGTTTTCGTACAGAAAGTGTCCGGAAATGAACAGTTTTAAAATAAATTAAAATGCCTTAATTCAGATTTTCAACTACTTACAGCTTAATATTTCTTTGGTCTTGGTATTGTGTAATTAATTGTAAGCAAACGAGTTATCTTTAATATGGATACGAAAATAGTAAAAAAGAAATCTAAATTAAAATTTGTTTTAGGAGGAACTGTTCTTGTGGCAGGATTATCTCTTTTCAGTATATATTTTGCTCAGCAGAAAAAAACGTACAATGTTTCGGTGGAAGATATTCAGACTGATGAAGTTACGCAAGGGAAGTTTGAAGATATGCTGATGGTGACAGCACAAACGCAGTCATTACATTCTTCGCTGGTCAATGTTCTGGAGGGCGGAGCCATCAAAGAACTTTTTGCGGAAGACGGACAAATACTAACAAAGGGACAGCCTATCGCACAGGTTTATAATCCGAATACAGAATTTAATTATTTGAATCAGGAAACCGGTATTATGCAGCAAATCAGCCAGATGAGAAACTCTCTTTTGGAATTGAAAAATCAGGAATTTGCCCAGGATAAAGAATTGTTACAGACTCAGAATGATTATAATACTGCTTTACAAACCTTTAATCTGCAAAAACGCCTTTATGAAGCCGAAATAGGTAAAAAGACAGATTATGATATAAGCCTCCAAAATCTTAATTATCAAAAGCAAAGAAAATTAATTGTTGAAAATGGTGCTGCCAACGAAAAAAAATCCAGAGCTTCTCAGGTGTCAGCGATCAATTCTTCTATTGCTCAAATGGAAAAAAGCAGAGATATACTGCGTTCCAATAAAAATAATTTCCTGATTATGGCACCTGCTTCGGGAAGACTTTCTTCTTTTAATGTTTCGATTGGCGAAAATCTTACAACCGGACAAAGCATAGGAAAAATTGATTTGATGAATGGATACAAACTGGTTGCAAAAGTAGATGAGTATTATATTAATAAGCTTCAAAACGGAATTAAAGGCAGTTTGGAAAATAACGGAAAACAGTATGATGTGATTGTGACCAAGATTCTTCCGGAAGTGAAAGACGGACAGTTTTCGGTAGAACTGAACTTCACCGATGCAAAAGCTGACAATCTGAAAATAGGGATGACCTTCGGCGTAAAGCTGAAACTATCGGCTGATACTCAGAGTCTGATGGTTTCTAAAGGAAATTTTTATAAAGATACGGGAGGAAAGTGGATCTTTGTGGTAAAAGGAAACAAAGCAGAAAAAAGAACAGTCGCGCTCGGAAGGGAAAACCCGCTGTCATATGAGGTGGTCTCCGGATTGAAAGCGGGAGAAACAGTGATTACGTCAGATTATTCCGAATTGAAGAAATACGAAATTCTGGATATTAAAAATTAAATAAATCCATAAAAACTCAGAGTATATGATCAAGTATACGAGCCTATTGATTCTGATTCTATTCTTAATGGCGGCGGATATGAAATCGCAGTCGGCACGAGTGGACGTGGAATTCAGTCCCAATATTGCGACGTATTCTATTGTTGAATATCTCGTGGCACGGCATCAGGGAAAGCTTTTTTATATCGACGGCAAAACGGATATAGGCTATCTCCCGCTGGCTGACTGGGCAAATAGGGAGATGGAAAAATATGATAACTCAGGGATTATAAAAGATATGCAGGATTACCTGAAGGTGGCCGGTCAGCAGCAGGATCTCTCTTATCAGACCTTATTGAAGCATCATGTTTTTCCTGACGAAGGCTATGCTTTCGCAATTGAGGAAAGCGATGTTGCTAAAAGGCTTGCCGTAGAAAAGTTTGCCGAGCAGTTAAGGCTGTTTTATATCGAAAGAAACTTGGGGACATTCTTCAGAGATCATCGTGAATTTATAGAAGGAGCAAAAAAGGAGGTCAGAAAAAATATACCTGATGATTATATGATGAAGATGGAGACCTATTATGGTGAAAGATTTCTTGCTTATAAATTTTATATTAATCCTTTTGATGTATTGCCATACAGCGAAGTCTTCTGGCACGGCAACGGCCCGATGTTTAAGTCTGAAAAAGGAAAGATCGCGAATATGATCAGCAGTGCCTATATCCCGTTGAAAAAGAAAAAAAACTCTGATAATTACAGAGAATTTGGGTTCAATCATCCTCAGACGATCCATTTCCTGATCACTCACGAGTTTGGACATTCATTTGTGAATCAGTATTTGGGGGAGTATGAGAGTAAAATAAATAAAACCGACAACCTGATGGCCGAAGCATTGATTGGGAAGATGGATGGACAAGGGTATTCTTACTGGCCTTCCTGTGTGGGAGAGCATATCGTAAGAACAGGTGAAATACGGATCGCTCTTGCAGACGGAAACAAAAAACTGGCCGAGCATATAAGAGAACAGTATGTTAAAGATCTTTCTTTTGTTCTTATTCCTGAATTTGAAGATAAAATAATGGGCTATGAACATAACAGAGAAAAATACAAGACCTTTAAAGATTTTGTTCCTCAATTACTTACAGTGCTGGATGAGACATGTGTTGAAAAAGTACGTGAAAAGCTTAAATTGCCCAACGAAAAATATGACATTACAGTAATGCTTACCGTGCCAGAAAATAGTAGTGATGTTTATATCACAGGCAATCAGTCGGACATCGGAAACTGGGATCCGCAGAAAGTAAAACTCGAGAAAACCGGTAAAACCATGAGGCAGATTACTTTTAAGACATTTCCGGACCTGCGGTTTAAGATTACCGGAGGGAGCTGGCAGACGGAAGCGATAATAGAAGGGGTTGAGGTAGGTAAGGATGTCGTTTTAAATATTCATGAAAATAAAATCTTACACTACCATCTCCAATCGGAGAAATAGTAATAATAAACTAAAAACCGGCAGAGCGTGCAGAAATTACGATTATTAAAAGCCATTATTGTCATTCTTTTTATTTCAGGAAGAGCAAATGGACAGAGCTTTCATTTTAAGTGGGAAAAAGATTCCATCAACGGGAAACTGATTGAAAAAATTGCAATGAGCGTCCCCTTTACGATTGAGAAAAAAACATATCTCTTTCAGTTTGATCTGGGAGCTAATACCACTTTAATATATGACCGCTGTTTTCAGAGCAGTGAATTCATCAAACATAAGAAAACAGACGGAAAGATGGAAGCCGCAGGACATTCTGTTTTTACTGTGGAGGATCAGAATTTCAGTATCGGAAAATTTCATGTAAAAAATTATAAACTTCACGGTCTTTTGAACTTTGATCAGGAAGAAGTTTGCGGCGTGCTAGGGGCGGATGTATTTCAGAATAAATACTTAATTATTGACTTTCCCAATAGGAAAGCGATGGTAAGTGAAGAGCTGAAGTCGGCAGGGGAAATTGATTTTGTAGACATGAAAATTATTAATAACAAACCCGTTATACCGGTGAAGATAGATGGTAAACTCTATCATTTTCAATATGATAACGGAGCAAGCATCTTCCCGGTGGTTTCTTATCGTAAAAATTTTCAGACTCTCATTGATACATCGGTAATGAAGGAAAGTTTTAATATCAGGAATTTTAATAATCCTTTAATCGTAAAAGCGATAGAGGCTCATAAGAAAATTATCATCGGAAAGTCAGTATTTACAACAAAAGAGCTATGGTTTACAGATGATGATTATTTTTCTTTGGAGCAACAGGGTATTGACGGGATTATTGGAAATGTATTTTTCCTGGATAAAACTATTGTCATTGACTTTAAAAATAAAAAATTCGGAATTAAATAGCCTGACAATCAAAATGATGATTTCAAAAATAGACTTATAAATTATTTCAGAAACTTAATATAAAATAAAAATGATCAATATTCAAAATCTTTCGAAAATCTATAAAACAGAAGACGTACAGACCAATGCCTTACACAATGTGAGCCTTCATATAAAAAAAGGTGAATTTGTCGCCATCATGGGACCGTCAGGATGCGGAAAATCCACTTTCCTTAATATTTTGGGATTGCTGGATGATGCTTCCGCAGGCTCTTACAAATTTGCTGATGTAGAAACCCTCAATGTGGGTGAAAAGAAAAAATCGGTGATCAGAAAACAAAATATAGGATTTATATTTCAGAATTTTAACCTGATCGATGAGTTAACGGTCTATGAAAATATAGAATTACCACTAATCTATAACGGAATTTCTTCTTCCGAAAGGAAAAAAAGGGTGGAGGAAATCATGGAACAAATTAACATCAGCCATCGTGCAAAACATTATCCACAACAACTTTCGGGCGGTCAGCAACAGAGAGCAGCTGTAGCAAGAGCTTTGGTCACGAAACCAAAATTAATTCTGGCCGATGAACCTACAGGAAATCTTGACAGTTCCAACGGAAATGAAGTGATGAACCTTCTGGCAGAGCTTCACAGGGAGGGAGCCACAATTGTGATGGTGACCCACTCTTCTTATGATGCCGGTTTTGCTTCCAGAATTGTGAATATGAAAGACGGGGAGATTTTTAATGAAGAGCATGCTACGCATAGAAGAGATGTCTTTGAAAAAGCCGAAATACAGGAGTTTCAAAGCGGAAAAAATTATTAACTAAATTATCGTAAAAACTAATAACCCTGAAAACTCATCTTGTTAAAATATAACCTAAAAACGGGTTAACGGTAAGTTTCATACCTCATACTATTAGAATTATGCTGAATAACTGGCTTAAAATAGCTTTCATTAATTATAAAAAGAACTGGCTTTCCACGGTCATCAATCTGTTCGGTCTTACGATTGGACTTACCGGATTTATGCTGATCCTTATGCATTGGAACGACGAAGAATCCTACGAAAGCTGGAATCCCAAAAAGGATGATATTTATTTTTTTCAGACCCAAAATACGAAAGATAAATCTTATGGGTCGTCTATTTCGTATCCTTTAGCGATTAATGCGAAGGAAAGAATTCCCGAAATAGAAGATTTTGCTTTGCTGACCAATACGGGGATCTCTTTTAAAATGACCACAGAAGTGAAAACAGCCTTTCAGAAAAACGGTTTTTATGTAACAGATCATTTTTTTGAGCTTTTCCCTTTCAGATTAGTTTCAGGAAGCTATAAAAATGCACTTAAAAATGAATCTGATCTTGCAATATCCAGCGAGGCTGCCAAAAATCTTTTCGGAAGAACCAATGTTGCGGGGGAGTCTGTAAAATTTGATAATAAAAATTTTGTCATCACGGCTGTCTACGAATTGCCTAAAGGGAATAGCGATATTAAGCCCGACTTTGTCATCCAACCCGCACAGCAGATTAAAAATGATAAAGAGCAATGGGGAAATTTCAATTACGCCTGTTTTTTTAAATTGAAAAAAGGGGCCGATCCGGATGCTTTCCCTCCTAAATTTTTTGAGATTCTGATGATGAGAGCTAATAGGGATGCTAAAAATGCAGGAATGACCCCAACGGAGTTTATAGATGCTTATGGACCGCAAAGTGCTTTGTTAACACCACTTGATCAAATGAAACTGCATGCAAAATCGACTTGGTTTGGCGGTCCGGATCTTAAAACCATTGTCATATTATTCGCTCTTTCTGTACTTATTGTCGTTTTATCAGCCATTAATTTCATTAACCTGAAAACAGCACAGGCCTCTCAGAGAGCTAAGGAAATAGGGGTCAGAAAAGCGATTGGTAGCACTAGGACCAATTTGGTTTTTCAGTTTTTGCTGGAGACATTTTTAATTTGTATCGCTGCCTATGTTTTGTCTTTAGCTTTAACAGAATTGTTGTTACCAGTTTTCAATAAGTTTTTTGATAAAGAAATTGTGATGAATGACGGGCATATTTACTTCTATTCATTCGCAATGGTTATTGTGGTTACCCTTGTTTCCGGGTTGATTCCGGCTTTATATTTATCAAATTTCAAAGCCATAGAAACATTGAAAGGAAATTTTTCAAGAAGCAGACACGGAATCTGGCTGAGAAACGGGATTTTAACCTTGCAACTTATTATTTCATCCTTTTTCATCATTGGTGGATTAATCATTAATTCCCAGGTGAAATATATGATGAACAAAGATCTTGGTTTTAATGGCAATCAGATTTTCCAAATCACTTTTAATGATCCGGGCAAAAAGCCCTGGATGAAATATGAAAGAGTAAAGGCGGAAATATCCAAAATACAGGGCGTTGAAAGTGTGAGTTATGGAGAGGCTTACCCGGGAACCAGTAATTTCAGCAGTTCTAATTTT
The sequence above is a segment of the Chryseobacterium sp. MYb264 genome. Coding sequences within it:
- a CDS encoding DUF4932 domain-containing protein; the encoded protein is MIKYTSLLILILFLMAADMKSQSARVDVEFSPNIATYSIVEYLVARHQGKLFYIDGKTDIGYLPLADWANREMEKYDNSGIIKDMQDYLKVAGQQQDLSYQTLLKHHVFPDEGYAFAIEESDVAKRLAVEKFAEQLRLFYIERNLGTFFRDHREFIEGAKKEVRKNIPDDYMMKMETYYGERFLAYKFYINPFDVLPYSEVFWHGNGPMFKSEKGKIANMISSAYIPLKKKKNSDNYREFGFNHPQTIHFLITHEFGHSFVNQYLGEYESKINKTDNLMAEALIGKMDGQGYSYWPSCVGEHIVRTGEIRIALADGNKKLAEHIREQYVKDLSFVLIPEFEDKIMGYEHNREKYKTFKDFVPQLLTVLDETCVEKVREKLKLPNEKYDITVMLTVPENSSDVYITGNQSDIGNWDPQKVKLEKTGKTMRQITFKTFPDLRFKITGGSWQTEAIIEGVEVGKDVVLNIHENKILHYHLQSEK
- a CDS encoding efflux RND transporter periplasmic adaptor subunit is translated as MDTKIVKKKSKLKFVLGGTVLVAGLSLFSIYFAQQKKTYNVSVEDIQTDEVTQGKFEDMLMVTAQTQSLHSSLVNVLEGGAIKELFAEDGQILTKGQPIAQVYNPNTEFNYLNQETGIMQQISQMRNSLLELKNQEFAQDKELLQTQNDYNTALQTFNLQKRLYEAEIGKKTDYDISLQNLNYQKQRKLIVENGAANEKKSRASQVSAINSSIAQMEKSRDILRSNKNNFLIMAPASGRLSSFNVSIGENLTTGQSIGKIDLMNGYKLVAKVDEYYINKLQNGIKGSLENNGKQYDVIVTKILPEVKDGQFSVELNFTDAKADNLKIGMTFGVKLKLSADTQSLMVSKGNFYKDTGGKWIFVVKGNKAEKRTVALGRENPLSYEVVSGLKAGETVITSDYSELKKYEILDIKN
- a CDS encoding ABC transporter permease, with the protein product MLNNWLKIAFINYKKNWLSTVINLFGLTIGLTGFMLILMHWNDEESYESWNPKKDDIYFFQTQNTKDKSYGSSISYPLAINAKERIPEIEDFALLTNTGISFKMTTEVKTAFQKNGFYVTDHFFELFPFRLVSGSYKNALKNESDLAISSEAAKNLFGRTNVAGESVKFDNKNFVITAVYELPKGNSDIKPDFVIQPAQQIKNDKEQWGNFNYACFFKLKKGADPDAFPPKFFEILMMRANRDAKNAGMTPTEFIDAYGPQSALLTPLDQMKLHAKSTWFGGPDLKTIVILFALSVLIVVLSAINFINLKTAQASQRAKEIGVRKAIGSTRTNLVFQFLLETFLICIAAYVLSLALTELLLPVFNKFFDKEIVMNDGHIYFYSFAMVIVVTLVSGLIPALYLSNFKAIETLKGNFSRSRHGIWLRNGILTLQLIISSFFIIGGLIINSQVKYMMNKDLGFNGNQIFQITFNDPGKKPWMKYERVKAEISKIQGVESVSYGEAYPGTSNFSSSNFDYMKQSLNAQHGTMDYDYLQFIGVKLLKGRWLDPNLASDTINTLLVNEALVRKFGWKDEEAIGREVRPGFDIKSYKIIGVVKDFNIRSLKSEVEPVMFFHYKETEWKRYTMNNILIKLKADDINATLKRLKNYWMKEVEPGYPYESVFIDKNFAKTFETYQKQKTLFTILNAMVLMVALLGLFALSSLMIEQKLKDVAIRKTLGASDGILVLGLTKQFLWITFIAVLISMPISYYLINEWLKDFAYRIDMPIWPFMVSLFVLLVLTFVVVSVKAYQATKVKLIKYLKYE
- a CDS encoding ABC transporter ATP-binding protein, with amino-acid sequence MINIQNLSKIYKTEDVQTNALHNVSLHIKKGEFVAIMGPSGCGKSTFLNILGLLDDASAGSYKFADVETLNVGEKKKSVIRKQNIGFIFQNFNLIDELTVYENIELPLIYNGISSSERKKRVEEIMEQINISHRAKHYPQQLSGGQQQRAAVARALVTKPKLILADEPTGNLDSSNGNEVMNLLAELHREGATIVMVTHSSYDAGFASRIVNMKDGEIFNEEHATHRRDVFEKAEIQEFQSGKNY
- a CDS encoding sensor histidine kinase; amino-acid sequence: MNKKNYIRLIYIVLSIVSGMFCYHFFLEGKWINVILFALVIVVLLSLVNASLLSQTAAAEKIILSIVRKDFSLFPSEDGTELTDSSVRLYYQSKNEHFSLSSYKLLYESILDRLDIGLMILSKKESDWEVFYVNPVFLNILQVPKYNSWNLYANKIPEFFNIIEQTQYESSQEFFDISIRHNAKQSFSLRTKQVQNVQDSFYIITLESVQKIIEQKEKLAWNNLMKVISHELLNTLTPVNSLIQNLEYISNQEVVDKEDQQEMKESLAIINSKSRQLLNFVDNYRQVAELPKPLMANVSLKKITETAIAFLKQEFDKNTITVIADLEEQFVYADQKMIERCLINLFLNAIYAVNGKEEKIIRTDIQLKNNRLILSISDNGCGITDEIKDKIFLPFFTTRNSGSGIGLTLSKSIMEAHKGYLNYQNLEEGSCFEMWFVI
- a CDS encoding sigma-54-dependent transcriptional regulator is translated as MRKKEAHILIVDDDEDILFSARVWLKKFFSQISCLSQPSKILKFLSENQIDAVVLDMNFRKGFENGQDGLYWMNEIKTIEPQLPIILMTAYGEVELAVEALKNGASDFILKPWNNEKLYASVNLAVDISRKNKKLSQWENIHQKTNQYKLETQSAKMKEVLERLQKVSPTDANVLLLGENGTGKYVMAESIHEQSERKNEPFVHIDLGSISENLFEAELFGYKKGAFTDAHQDYAGKIENAQNGTVFLDEIGNLPLQLQTKLLSLIQNKKLSRIGETKERQLDVRFIFATNENLKKAVGENRFRQDLYYRINTVEIQIPALRERTEDIDLLSQYFLDRYRQKYHKPDLKLDENLLTLLKKYPWPGNIRELDHCLERSVILSNQTYLQLLMPQPEEQESTIINLNIEEMEEVLIKKALKKHRGNISLAAEDLGLSRAALYRRMEKFGL